In Phycisphaerae bacterium RAS2, the DNA window GGTTGCACGCCGTCTTTCAGGAACAGGTAATACAGCCGACCTTCGCTGTAAGTGAAGCCCGCCATCTTGCCGGCCTCGTCGCCGACGCCCATGTAAATATCGCAGCGGCCGGGGGCGCGAATCGCTGCGCCGCGATCCTGATCCAGCACAAATGTGCGGAACGGCCGTTTGGTGCCGTGGTCGCGCTCATCGGGAATGCGCGTGTCGACAAACGCAAGGCCCGCACGGGGGAAGATGTCCTTGTCGGTGGCGATGGAGTGGAACGGTCGCACCTTTTCGGCAAGGCAGCCGTACGGCCCGCCGGAGGATTCCTGGAAGAAGACGTACCGCTTGTTGAGGTGCAGGTACGTGTCGATGTCTTCCGGGTGTTCCTTGAAGTATCGGATGAGAGTATCGAGTGATAGCTTGTATTTGTCGATTTTGCCGTCGGCGACCATCTGGCGGCCGATGGGCGTGTATTCCTGTCCGTTGTGACCGGCGTAACCGATTTCAAAGAGCGATTGATCGGGCAGGCGGATGAAGCCCGACCCCTGCACGGTGAAGACGTACGCCTCGAAACGATCACCGAGCCAGACGATTTCATTGCCCATCAGCTCCTGACTGGTCTCGATCTCGGCGCGGGTCTTGTACGGCCCGCCGAGCGGGTTGCCTTCGGTGTCCTTCGTGAAGCCGGGCGGCAGACGATAGAGCGGCACAGTGTGTTCGGCGGTCTGCTCCTTGCTGCCGTTGAAGATCGGGGAGTAA includes these proteins:
- the mltA gene encoding Membrane-bound lytic murein transglycosylase A precursor, with amino-acid sequence MPRTLVLFCAIALSTIALTGCKKPDQPLPIGNIDKDYDRPLPPGAFALRKIDPSQYPRFGDAWFKAKGTTLRDSVLGSINYLKKPSSKKYYPLGPITHEKAMSTLQAFLVTLDQSSSPEALDEAIRRDYDVYMSIGCDDEGAVLFTGYYSPIFNGSKEQTAEHTVPLYRLPPGFTKDTEGNPLGGPYKTRAEIETSQELMGNEIVWLGDRFEAYVFTVQGSGFIRLPDQSLFEIGYAGHNGQEYTPIGRQMVADGKIDKYKLSLDTLIRYFKEHPEDIDTYLHLNKRYVFFQESSGGPYGCLAEKVRPFHSIATDKDIFPRAGLAFVDTRIPDERDHGTKRPFRTFVLDQDRGAAIRAPGRCDIYMGVGDEAGKMAGFTYSEGRLYYLFLKDGVQPQEQMASQPGATGSTDATQTSE